The following are encoded in a window of Kitasatospora fiedleri genomic DNA:
- a CDS encoding sigma-70 family RNA polymerase sigma factor, with protein MTVEACGGELVARVARGERDAFETLYRHLLGPVGAVVRRVLRDRAQSEEVVQEVFLELWRTADRYRPDRGSVYAWALTAAHHRAVDRVRAARAGAERERTAALREYRPAYDSVATEAERRLEGRAVRAALAALTPAQREALALAYWGGCTQTRIAALLDTPLGTVKSRVRDGLRRLRTELEPEPA; from the coding sequence GTGACGGTGGAAGCGTGCGGCGGCGAACTGGTGGCCCGGGTCGCCCGGGGCGAGCGGGACGCCTTCGAGACGCTGTACCGGCATCTGCTCGGTCCGGTCGGGGCGGTGGTGCGGCGGGTGCTGCGCGACCGGGCGCAGAGCGAGGAGGTCGTCCAGGAGGTGTTCCTGGAACTCTGGCGCACCGCCGACCGCTACCGCCCCGACCGCGGCAGCGTGTACGCCTGGGCCCTGACCGCCGCCCACCACCGCGCCGTCGACCGGGTCCGCGCCGCCCGGGCCGGGGCCGAACGCGAGCGCACCGCCGCCCTGCGCGAGTACCGGCCCGCGTACGACAGCGTCGCCACCGAGGCCGAACGCCGGCTGGAGGGCCGCGCCGTGCGCGCGGCCCTGGCCGCCCTCACCCCCGCCCAGCGCGAGGCGCTCGCCCTCGCCTACTGGGGCGGCTGCACCCAGACCCGGATCGCCGCGCTGCTGGACACCCCGCTGGGCACGGTCAAGAGCCGGGTCCGGGACGGCCTGCGGCGGCTGCGGACGGAACTGGAACCGGAACCGGCCTGA
- a CDS encoding pyridoxal phosphate-dependent aminotransferase, with amino-acid sequence MEFRQSSKLKDVCYEIRGPVVDTANALEEAGHSVLRLNTGNPAPFGFEAPEEILQDIIRNLPNAHGYSDSRGILPARRAVVQYYQQRGVPGVGVDDVYLGNGASELIQMAVQALVDDGDEVLVPAPDFPLWTAVVRFAGGKAVHYLCDEESDWYPDLDDIAAKITHRTKAIVVINPNNPTGAVYPKELLEGILDLARRHHLLVFADEIYDKILYDGTEHHCLAALADDVVTLTFNGLSKSYRVAGFRSGWLVVSGPKEHAKDYLEGLTMLAAMRLCPNVPAQYAVQAALGGRQSIDDLVLPNGRLTEQRDVTWRALNEIPGVSCVKPKGALYAFAKLDPAVHRIVDDERFVLDLLLREKIHIVQGTGFNWPRPDHFRFVTLPRADELETAINRIGRFLATYRQ; translated from the coding sequence ATGGAGTTTCGCCAGTCCAGCAAGCTGAAGGACGTGTGCTACGAGATCCGTGGCCCGGTCGTCGACACCGCCAACGCCCTGGAGGAGGCCGGCCACAGCGTGCTGCGGCTGAACACCGGCAACCCGGCCCCGTTCGGCTTCGAGGCGCCGGAGGAGATCCTCCAGGACATCATCCGCAACCTGCCCAACGCGCACGGCTACTCCGACTCGCGCGGCATCCTCCCCGCCCGCCGCGCCGTCGTGCAGTACTACCAGCAGCGCGGCGTCCCGGGCGTCGGCGTGGACGACGTGTACCTGGGCAACGGCGCGTCCGAGCTGATCCAGATGGCCGTGCAGGCGCTGGTGGACGACGGCGACGAGGTGCTCGTCCCGGCGCCGGACTTCCCGCTGTGGACGGCGGTGGTGCGGTTCGCCGGCGGCAAGGCGGTGCACTACCTGTGCGACGAGGAGTCCGACTGGTACCCGGACCTGGACGACATCGCCGCCAAGATCACCCACCGCACCAAGGCGATCGTGGTGATCAACCCGAACAACCCGACCGGCGCGGTCTACCCGAAGGAGCTGCTGGAGGGCATCCTCGACCTGGCCCGCCGCCACCACCTGCTGGTCTTCGCCGACGAGATCTACGACAAGATCCTCTACGACGGCACCGAGCACCACTGCCTGGCCGCCCTCGCCGACGACGTGGTCACCCTCACCTTCAACGGCCTGTCCAAGTCCTACCGGGTGGCCGGCTTCCGCAGCGGCTGGCTGGTGGTCTCCGGCCCCAAGGAGCACGCCAAGGACTACCTGGAGGGCCTCACCATGCTCGCCGCGATGCGGCTGTGCCCCAACGTGCCCGCCCAGTACGCCGTGCAGGCCGCCCTCGGCGGCCGGCAGTCCATCGACGACCTGGTCCTGCCGAACGGCCGGCTCACCGAACAGCGCGACGTCACCTGGCGGGCGCTGAACGAGATCCCCGGCGTCTCCTGCGTCAAACCCAAGGGCGCCCTCTACGCCTTCGCCAAGCTCGACCCGGCCGTGCACCGGATCGTCGACGACGAGCGCTTCGTCCTCGACCTGCTGCTCCGCGAGAAGATCCACATCGTCCAGGGCACCGGCTTCAACTGGCCCCGCCCCGACCACTTCCGCTTCGTCACCCTCCCGCGCGCCGACGAACTGGAGACCGCGATCAACCGGATCGGCCGCTTCCTGGCCACCTACCGCCAGTAG
- a CDS encoding LamG-like jellyroll fold domain-containing protein has translation MALVAAACAVLVGFAAPAVADDRPFAVAPGNTTPPAAGQQDSAPNGPVQVARAKARATGKAVTVEELTTETSLTVANPDGTLTRTDNVRPARVRKDGVWTAVDASLARNGDGTWSPKAVPSGVALSGGGTGPLATFTDAEGHDLSLTLPFALPAPVVSGAGADYRNVLPGVDLEVSVTDEGAFHEVLVVHDAAAAANPALRTLKLATNAKGLTTRADADGAVTAAAADGTPVFTSPVPVMWDSTTSATAAGKSRSRAAGAPQAAAAPTGVTVDAADAEASSAKGPGHQAHVSAIKVAADSAGLTLSPDAAQLDSPDTVWPVYIDPYVNPVTGGTNHYVQVKEGCPSEKTYDKAQENGEGAGYQQYSSTCFGLYRSFYEFNTGNLSPNMVVSKSTMTLYSTHGADANCNATWPATLKLTGGIDANTVWPGPGVVSTIGTQQVKSANVNVGCGNQSAQFDVTSTIKQYQNYPNLTFGLYGNESKSSTNYGFMRFATNPYLTTVFDVPPNAPQDLGTTPASRNPASAACGSGSPGWIGLTTMNGNASNITLDATLSTEMSGVNLQAHYHVWDNMVNNGSGAPADASWPVSPGWVASGTTVHTPIGGAVSDGHQYGWNAWAQDGTLGSGDSAYCYFDVDLSAPTQAAVTPSADFPPLGGGATATKHAGDSAHVAVSATDPVPTGCTRNACINSGVREFQYSLDANIPTVGATSLPATVTNGVATVDIPITVPSNQWGTHTLYVRAVDNAGNTQPTATTYSFYAPWNPTAKVTAGDLTGDGVPDLLATTTDGNLTLIGGNTAPGTAPDTASTPAQSPDRTGWDNYLIAHRGSITQQDKDDLFAYQKQTRTLYAYHNDATTSPTGTAGHFTLTQGVQGPLRRPACVATTAGNCSGYNSADWSSVSQLVSAGPLSINAYNAAHPDQKVGPAADLLTVENGKLWYYISGADPSTYFDTAYQIGTGDWSILTVVGVGNVGAVTAGTSAGATSTGGTPTLWVRNNITGAISSFRLTFDANGIPTATIAAPTRAALVSGVLGTDGKNMCLDISNANTTDGTKVQMWTCNGSDAQSFTLGRDSTVHALGKCLDASQSGTANGTLVQLWTCNNSAAQKWAPGPFAGSLLNPNSGRCLADPASSNTTGTQVVLWDCLTGHAEQNWAATTTGSALPAAQPVLPLGIGTKEYPALSTPGDVDGDGNPELYALAPDNRIMRVSGASPFTGPLVDRWKLTDASDTVRTNNLTLNGGAAIATDGVLGQVLSLKGGTAYASSATTGVDTSKSFTVSAWVNLPDLPTQNATAVSQDGTQNSGFYLQYNSTVKGWCLNIMANDTATSTGSGFTPCSSANVAAGTWTHLTGSYDAATKSTRLYVNGTLSASTTGLVNWSAGGNVSIGSALYHGTRTDYFPGLISDVQVRTGAMADVAQFGTSGTLGYFQPRPTDRWKLADTTDSARANDLTLTGGATLGTDSGHTTLNGNGTDGYASSTTTSLDTGKSFTVSAWVKLTSLGANSTFVSQSGTHTNGFTLYYSASYRAFAFGKTRSDDDTGSYTSTYGPTTGSTAPAVGVWYHLTGVYDTTTNQVSLYINGAQAATAPYGGGTWNATGPLQIGRRLFKSGYGEYLAGSVSDVQTYNTVLSPTAISLLPGGILAVAPVQLS, from the coding sequence GTGGCACTGGTGGCGGCGGCCTGCGCGGTGCTGGTCGGCTTCGCCGCTCCGGCGGTGGCCGACGACCGGCCGTTCGCCGTGGCGCCCGGCAACACCACGCCGCCGGCCGCCGGGCAGCAGGACAGTGCGCCGAACGGGCCGGTGCAGGTGGCCCGGGCGAAGGCCAGGGCGACCGGGAAGGCGGTGACGGTGGAGGAGTTGACCACCGAGACCAGCCTGACGGTGGCCAACCCGGACGGGACGCTGACCCGCACCGACAACGTCCGCCCCGCCCGGGTGCGGAAGGACGGCGTCTGGACGGCGGTCGACGCCTCGCTCGCCAGGAACGGCGACGGCACCTGGTCGCCGAAGGCCGTGCCGTCGGGCGTCGCGCTGTCGGGCGGCGGCACCGGCCCGCTGGCGACGTTCACCGACGCCGAGGGCCACGACCTGTCGCTGACCCTGCCGTTCGCGCTGCCCGCACCGGTCGTCTCGGGCGCGGGCGCCGACTACCGCAACGTGCTGCCCGGTGTCGACCTCGAGGTGAGCGTCACCGACGAGGGCGCCTTCCACGAGGTGCTGGTCGTCCACGACGCCGCCGCCGCGGCGAACCCGGCGCTGCGCACGCTCAAACTGGCCACCAATGCCAAGGGATTGACGACCCGTGCGGACGCGGACGGCGCCGTGACGGCGGCCGCCGCCGACGGCACTCCGGTGTTCACCTCGCCCGTCCCGGTGATGTGGGACTCCACCACCAGCGCCACCGCGGCCGGGAAGTCGCGGTCCAGGGCCGCCGGCGCCCCGCAGGCGGCCGCCGCGCCGACCGGCGTGACGGTGGACGCCGCCGATGCCGAGGCGTCCAGCGCCAAGGGCCCGGGCCACCAGGCGCACGTGTCGGCGATCAAGGTGGCCGCGGACTCCGCCGGCCTCACCCTGAGCCCGGACGCCGCGCAGTTGGACAGCCCGGACACGGTCTGGCCGGTGTACATCGACCCGTACGTGAACCCGGTGACCGGGGGGACCAACCACTACGTGCAGGTCAAGGAGGGCTGCCCCTCCGAGAAGACCTACGACAAGGCGCAGGAGAACGGCGAGGGCGCCGGCTACCAGCAGTACAGCTCGACCTGCTTCGGCCTGTACCGCTCGTTCTACGAGTTCAACACCGGCAACCTGAGCCCGAACATGGTGGTCTCCAAGTCCACCATGACGCTCTACTCGACCCACGGCGCGGACGCCAACTGCAACGCCACCTGGCCCGCGACGCTGAAGCTCACCGGCGGCATCGACGCGAACACGGTCTGGCCCGGCCCGGGGGTGGTCTCCACGATCGGCACCCAGCAGGTCAAGAGCGCCAACGTCAACGTCGGCTGCGGCAACCAGAGCGCCCAGTTCGACGTGACCTCCACCATCAAGCAGTACCAGAACTACCCGAACCTGACGTTCGGCCTGTACGGCAACGAGAGCAAGTCCTCCACCAACTACGGGTTCATGCGCTTCGCCACCAACCCGTACCTCACCACCGTGTTCGACGTCCCCCCGAACGCGCCGCAGGACCTCGGCACCACTCCGGCCTCGCGGAACCCCGCCTCGGCGGCCTGCGGTTCGGGCAGCCCCGGCTGGATCGGGCTGACCACGATGAACGGCAACGCCTCGAACATCACCCTGGACGCCACCCTCAGCACGGAGATGTCCGGCGTCAACCTCCAGGCGCACTACCACGTCTGGGACAACATGGTGAACAACGGCTCCGGCGCCCCCGCGGACGCCTCCTGGCCGGTCAGCCCGGGCTGGGTCGCCTCCGGCACCACCGTGCACACCCCGATCGGCGGCGCGGTCAGCGACGGACACCAGTACGGCTGGAACGCCTGGGCCCAGGACGGCACCCTCGGCAGCGGCGACTCCGCGTACTGCTACTTCGACGTCGACCTCAGCGCCCCCACTCAGGCCGCCGTCACCCCGTCGGCCGACTTCCCGCCGCTGGGCGGCGGTGCCACCGCCACCAAGCACGCCGGTGACAGCGCCCACGTCGCGGTCTCCGCCACCGACCCGGTGCCGACCGGCTGCACCCGCAACGCCTGCATCAACTCCGGCGTCCGGGAGTTCCAGTACTCCCTGGACGCGAACATCCCCACCGTCGGCGCGACCAGTCTCCCGGCGACCGTCACCAACGGCGTGGCCACCGTCGACATCCCGATCACCGTCCCGAGCAACCAGTGGGGCACCCACACCCTGTACGTCCGCGCCGTCGACAACGCCGGCAACACCCAGCCCACCGCCACCACGTACAGCTTCTACGCGCCCTGGAACCCCACCGCGAAGGTCACCGCCGGCGACCTCACCGGTGACGGCGTCCCCGACCTGCTCGCCACCACCACCGACGGCAACCTCACCCTGATCGGCGGCAACACCGCCCCGGGCACCGCGCCGGACACCGCCTCGACCCCGGCGCAGAGCCCCGACCGCACCGGCTGGGACAACTACCTGATCGCCCACCGCGGCAGCATCACCCAGCAGGACAAGGACGACCTCTTCGCCTACCAGAAGCAGACCCGCACCCTGTACGCCTACCACAATGACGCGACCACGTCCCCGACCGGCACCGCCGGACACTTCACCCTGACCCAGGGCGTGCAGGGCCCGCTGCGCCGCCCGGCGTGCGTGGCCACGACGGCGGGCAACTGCTCCGGCTACAACTCCGCGGACTGGTCCTCGGTCAGCCAACTGGTCTCGGCCGGCCCGCTCTCCATCAACGCCTACAACGCCGCGCACCCCGACCAGAAGGTGGGCCCGGCCGCCGACCTGCTCACCGTCGAGAACGGCAAGCTCTGGTACTACATCTCCGGAGCCGATCCCAGCACCTACTTCGACACCGCGTACCAGATCGGCACCGGCGACTGGAGCATCCTCACCGTGGTCGGCGTCGGCAACGTGGGCGCCGTCACCGCCGGCACCAGCGCCGGGGCCACCTCCACCGGCGGCACCCCGACCCTCTGGGTCCGCAACAACATCACCGGCGCGATCAGCAGCTTCCGGCTCACCTTCGACGCCAACGGCATCCCCACCGCCACCATCGCCGCCCCGACCCGGGCCGCCCTGGTCTCCGGCGTCCTGGGCACCGACGGCAAGAACATGTGCCTCGACATCAGCAACGCCAACACCACGGACGGCACCAAGGTCCAGATGTGGACCTGCAACGGCTCCGACGCCCAGAGCTTCACGCTGGGCCGCGACAGCACCGTCCACGCCCTCGGCAAGTGCCTCGACGCCAGCCAGAGCGGCACCGCCAACGGCACCCTCGTCCAGCTCTGGACCTGCAACAACAGTGCCGCCCAGAAGTGGGCCCCCGGCCCGTTCGCCGGCTCCCTGCTCAACCCCAACTCCGGTCGCTGCCTGGCCGATCCGGCCTCGTCGAACACCACCGGCACCCAGGTGGTCCTCTGGGACTGCCTGACCGGCCACGCCGAGCAGAACTGGGCCGCGACCACCACCGGCTCCGCCCTCCCCGCCGCCCAGCCGGTCCTCCCGCTGGGCATCGGCACCAAGGAGTACCCCGCCCTGTCCACCCCGGGTGACGTGGACGGCGACGGCAACCCCGAGCTGTACGCCCTCGCCCCCGACAACCGCATCATGCGCGTCTCGGGTGCCAGCCCGTTCACCGGCCCCCTCGTCGACCGGTGGAAGCTCACCGACGCCAGCGACACCGTCCGCACCAACAACCTCACCCTGAACGGCGGCGCGGCCATCGCCACCGACGGCGTCCTGGGCCAGGTCCTCTCGCTCAAGGGCGGCACGGCCTACGCCTCCAGCGCCACCACCGGCGTGGACACCAGCAAGAGCTTCACCGTCTCCGCCTGGGTCAACCTGCCGGACCTCCCGACCCAGAACGCCACCGCCGTCTCCCAGGACGGCACCCAGAACTCCGGCTTCTACCTGCAGTACAACAGCACGGTGAAGGGGTGGTGCCTGAACATCATGGCCAACGACACCGCGACCTCCACCGGCAGCGGCTTCACCCCCTGCTCCAGCGCGAACGTCGCAGCCGGCACCTGGACCCACCTGACCGGCTCCTACGACGCCGCCACCAAGAGCACCAGGCTCTACGTCAACGGCACCCTCTCCGCCTCCACCACCGGACTGGTCAACTGGTCCGCCGGCGGCAACGTCTCCATCGGCTCCGCCCTCTACCACGGCACCCGCACCGACTACTTCCCCGGCCTGATCAGCGACGTCCAGGTCCGCACCGGCGCGATGGCCGACGTCGCCCAGTTCGGCACGTCAGGCACCCTGGGCTACTTCCAGCCGCGGCCCACCGACCGCTGGAAGCTCGCCGACACCACCGACAGCGCCCGCGCCAACGACCTGACCCTCACCGGCGGCGCCACCCTCGGCACCGACAGCGGGCACACCACCCTGAACGGCAACGGCACCGACGGCTACGCCAGCAGCACCACCACCAGCCTCGACACCGGCAAGAGCTTCACCGTCTCCGCCTGGGTCAAGCTCACCAGCCTCGGCGCCAACTCCACCTTCGTCTCCCAGTCCGGCACCCACACCAACGGGTTCACCCTCTACTACTCCGCCTCCTACCGCGCCTTCGCCTTCGGCAAGACCCGCAGCGACGACGACACCGGCAGCTACACCTCCACCTACGGACCCACCACCGGCTCCACCGCACCCGCGGTCGGGGTCTGGTACCACCTCACCGGCGTCTACGACACCACCACCAACCAGGTCAGCCTCTACATCAACGGTGCCCAAGCCGCCACCGCCCCCTACGGCGGCGGCACCTGGAACGCCACCGGCCCCCTCCAGATCGGCCGCCGCCTCTTCAAGAGCGGCTACGGCGAGTACCTCGCCGGCTCCGTCAGCGACGTCCAGACCTACAACACCGTCCTGTCCCCCACCGCGATCTCCCTCCTGCCCGGCGGAATCCTGGCCGTCGCCCCGGTCCAACTGAGCTGA
- a CDS encoding RHS repeat domain-containing protein has translation MTTVTTAGPTGTTVLTPHYDAAGNTTDRATSGASVKNQTFTYNAEGRTSGIVTKTGTGADQTTSYLYDGNGDLLIQRSPTGAVLYLFGGAEQLTLDSATGSVSGLRYYHNPDGTTVVRSSSGTVTYQPANHQGTAQLQVDAGTLAVTRRSFDPYGNPRGTQPSVWADNHGYLGKPTDTTTGLDLLGARHYDPAIGRFLTADPMLEAGDPNQMGGYTYSSDNPVGGSDPTGLFNAAQTDGGGAGSPDSHPVKHTSCGDVDARVSDYLLNQTTCGGSNSGGGGGSDWQIPDAQDCTGLSGWRAVFCHINNANYRTGITMGMTGGSGGVLTPMMPGPKAGGAPHEEAETPTKPSGNGTVKPNEPAAEEPTARAQEKLTGKEGNGTKPPEESDSGVTLQKEPADPAAPATPTPEPTNGGGPTVFFREDDTFNLHRPKAKAKAGYHDVWIHGSPNSVSPNFHAAETGVGAVNHRVLAQMIKASPNYTGGPIRLCACQTGSKSGNFAQNLANKMGVEVLAPTGYLYIYETGRLSIGKDGAPINQPPWTGGQWKSFSPFKPGDE, from the coding sequence GTGACCACCGTCACCACGGCCGGCCCGACCGGCACCACCGTCCTCACCCCGCACTACGACGCGGCGGGCAACACCACGGACCGCGCCACCAGCGGGGCGTCCGTCAAGAACCAGACCTTCACCTACAACGCGGAGGGCCGGACCTCCGGCATCGTCACCAAGACCGGCACCGGCGCCGACCAGACCACCAGTTACCTGTACGACGGCAACGGCGACCTGCTGATCCAGCGCAGTCCCACGGGTGCGGTCCTCTACCTGTTCGGCGGTGCCGAACAGCTCACCCTGGACAGCGCCACCGGGTCCGTGAGCGGCCTGCGCTACTACCACAACCCCGACGGCACCACCGTCGTCCGCTCCAGCAGCGGCACCGTCACCTACCAGCCCGCCAACCACCAAGGCACCGCCCAACTCCAGGTCGACGCCGGCACCCTGGCGGTCACCCGGCGCTCCTTCGATCCGTACGGCAACCCGCGCGGCACCCAGCCCTCGGTCTGGGCCGACAACCACGGCTACCTCGGCAAACCCACCGACACCACCACCGGCCTCGACCTCCTCGGAGCCCGCCACTACGACCCCGCCATCGGCCGCTTCCTCACCGCCGACCCGATGCTCGAAGCCGGCGACCCCAACCAGATGGGCGGGTACACCTACTCCTCCGACAACCCCGTCGGCGGCAGCGACCCCACCGGCCTGTTCAACGCGGCCCAGACGGACGGTGGCGGAGCCGGCAGCCCGGACTCGCATCCGGTGAAGCACACCTCGTGCGGCGACGTCGACGCCCGGGTCTCCGACTACCTCCTGAACCAGACCACCTGCGGCGGCTCCAACAGCGGCGGCGGGGGCGGCAGCGACTGGCAGATCCCGGACGCCCAGGACTGCACCGGCCTCTCAGGCTGGCGGGCCGTCTTCTGCCACATCAACAACGCCAACTACCGCACCGGCATCACCATGGGAATGACCGGGGGCAGCGGCGGTGTCCTCACCCCGATGATGCCCGGCCCCAAGGCGGGCGGCGCCCCCCACGAGGAGGCGGAGACCCCGACGAAGCCCTCGGGGAACGGCACCGTCAAGCCGAACGAGCCCGCGGCCGAGGAGCCCACCGCCAGGGCCCAGGAGAAGCTGACCGGGAAGGAGGGCAACGGGACCAAGCCGCCGGAGGAGAGCGACTCCGGCGTCACCCTGCAGAAGGAGCCCGCGGACCCCGCCGCTCCCGCCACTCCGACACCCGAACCCACCAACGGCGGCGGCCCCACCGTCTTCTTCCGGGAGGACGACACCTTCAACCTGCACCGTCCGAAGGCCAAGGCCAAGGCGGGCTACCACGACGTCTGGATCCACGGATCCCCGAACAGCGTGTCGCCCAACTTCCACGCCGCCGAGACCGGAGTCGGGGCGGTCAACCACCGCGTGCTCGCCCAGATGATCAAGGCCAGTCCGAACTACACCGGCGGGCCCATCAGGCTCTGCGCGTGCCAGACCGGTTCCAAGTCCGGCAACTTCGCCCAGAACCTGGCGAACAAGATGGGAGTGGAGGTGCTGGCTCCGACCGGTTACCTTTACATATACGAGACCGGACGCCTGTCGATCGGCAAGGACGGGGCCCCGATAAACCAGCCGCCCTGGACCGGTGGCCAGTGGAAGTCCTTCTCCCCCTTCAAGCCCGGAGACGAGTGA
- a CDS encoding YnfA family protein, whose amino-acid sequence MSTARSILLFALAAVLEIGGCWLVWQSVRESRPWWLAGLGVVALGLYGFTAALQPDADFGRVLAAYGGVFVAGSLLWGVVLDGFRPTRWDVAGALVCLAGVGLIMYGPRR is encoded by the coding sequence GTGAGCACCGCCCGTTCGATCCTGCTGTTCGCGCTGGCCGCCGTCCTGGAGATCGGCGGCTGCTGGCTGGTCTGGCAGTCCGTCCGCGAGTCCCGCCCGTGGTGGCTGGCCGGGCTCGGCGTGGTCGCCCTCGGGCTGTACGGCTTCACCGCCGCCCTCCAACCGGACGCCGACTTCGGCCGGGTGTTGGCCGCGTACGGCGGCGTCTTCGTGGCCGGCTCCCTGCTGTGGGGCGTGGTCCTGGACGGCTTCCGCCCCACCCGCTGGGACGTGGCCGGCGCCCTGGTCTGCCTGGCCGGCGTCGGCCTGATCATGTACGGGCCGCGCCGCTGA
- a CDS encoding aminotransferase class IV — protein sequence MAELDGRPVTAAQLQVLALTNYGHFTTMLVEDGRVRGLDLHLERLERDCAALFGVRPDRERVRGFARRAVPAAGAVAVRVTVFDPAIDLGSIGGKAEPRVLVTARPAGSGVPGPIRVRTARFERELPEVKSVALFGALRQRRLAQQAGFDDALFVDRDGGVTEGGTWNVGFLRGGEPLWPRGAYLAGTAMALLRGACGGAEERVGPELAGVDAVFATNAAVGVRPVAAVDGRAFDTAGVARLREAYLAVPGERL from the coding sequence GTGGCGGAGTTGGACGGGCGGCCGGTGACGGCGGCACAGTTGCAGGTGCTGGCGCTGACGAACTACGGGCACTTCACCACGATGCTGGTGGAGGACGGCCGGGTGCGCGGCCTCGACCTGCACCTGGAGCGGCTGGAGCGGGACTGCGCGGCGCTGTTCGGGGTGCGGCCGGACCGGGAGCGGGTGCGGGGGTTCGCCCGGCGGGCGGTGCCCGCGGCGGGGGCGGTGGCGGTGCGGGTGACGGTGTTCGACCCGGCGATCGACCTGGGCAGCATCGGCGGGAAGGCCGAGCCGCGGGTGCTGGTGACGGCCCGTCCGGCGGGCAGCGGGGTGCCGGGGCCGATCCGGGTGCGGACGGCCCGCTTCGAGCGGGAGCTGCCGGAGGTGAAGAGCGTGGCGCTGTTTGGGGCGCTGCGCCAGCGCCGGCTGGCCCAGCAGGCCGGGTTCGACGACGCGCTGTTCGTGGACCGGGACGGCGGCGTCACCGAGGGCGGTACGTGGAACGTCGGCTTCCTGCGCGGCGGCGAGCCGCTGTGGCCGCGCGGCGCGTACCTGGCCGGGACGGCGATGGCGCTGCTGCGCGGGGCGTGCGGCGGCGCCGAGGAGCGGGTCGGGCCGGAACTGGCGGGCGTGGACGCGGTGTTCGCGACCAACGCGGCGGTCGGGGTGCGCCCGGTGGCGGCGGTGGACGGGCGGGCCTTCGACACCGCGGGGGTGGCGCGGCTGCGCGAGGCGTACCTGGCGGTGCCGGGGGAGCGGCTGTAG